Below is a genomic region from Pseudomonas extremaustralis.
CAGTTCACCATCGAAGGTAACGATGGATTTGACGCGGCTGCTCTTGCCCGACGGCAGCACCACGACTTCGTCGCCCTTGTGCACAATGCCGCTGGCCAGGGTGCCGGCGAAACCGCGGAAGTTCAGGTTCGGGCGGTTGACGTACTGCACCGGGAAACGCAGGTCGGTGTAGTTGCGGTCGTTGGCGATCTCGACGGTCTCGAGGATCTCCATCAGCGACTGGCCGGTGTACCACGGCGAACGCTCGCTCTTGTTCACGACGTTGTCGCCCTTGAGCGCCGACATCGGCACGAACGCCATGGTGCTCGGCTTGAAGGCGATACCCTCGGCGAACTTCAGGTAATCGGCCTTGATCTGCTCGAAGACGCCTTCGTCGAAGCCGTTGAGGTCCATCTTGTTGATGGCGACCACGATGTGCTTGATGCCCAGCAACGAGGCAATGAAGCTGTGGCGACGGGTCTGGGTCTGCACGCCGTAGCGCGCATCGACCAGGATGATCGCCAGGTCACAGGTGGACGCACCGGTGGCCATGTTGCGGGTGTACTGCTCATGGCCAGGGGTGTCGGCAATGATGAATTTGCGCTTGGCGGTGGAGAAGTAGCGGTAGGCGACATCGATGGTGATGCCCTGCTCACGCTCGGCCTGCAGGCCGTCGACCAGCAACGCCAGGTCGATGTCGTCACCCGTGGTGCCGACTTTCTTCGAATCGCGGGTGATGGCTTCCAGGTGATCTTCGTAGATCATCTTGGAGTCGTGCAGCAGGCGCCCGATCAGGGTGCTCTTGCCGTCGTCGACGTTGCCACAGGTCAGGAAGCGCAACATTTCCTTGCGCTCGTGCTGGCCCAGGTAGGCGAGGATGTCCTCGCTGATCAAATCAGATTGATGCGACATGACAGCCCCTTAGAAATAGCCTTGACGTTTTTTATCTTCCATCGAGCCTGCGCCATCGTGGTCGATGACCCGGCCCTGGCGCTCGGAAGTTCGCGTCAGGAGCATTTCCTGAATGATGTCCGTCAGCGTCTCGGCTTCGGACTCCACCGCGCCCGTCAACGGGTAGCAGCCAAGGGTACGGAAACGTACTTTCTTTTTGACGATGCGGGCTTTGTCCTCGTCGGACAGGTGCTCGAGGATGCGGTCGTCGTCGATCATGATCAACGTGCCGTTCTTCTCGATCACATCGCGCTCGGCGGCGAAGTACAGCGGCACGATCGGGATGCCTTCCAGGTAGATGTACTGCCAGATGTCCAGCTCGGTCCAGTTGGACAGCGGGAACACACGGATCGACTCGCCCTTGTTGACGTTGCCGTTGTACACGTTCCACAGCTCGGGACGCTGGTTTTTCGGGTCCCAGCGGTGCTTGCTGTCGCGGAACGAGTACACGCGCTCTTTGGCACGGGATTTCTCTTCATCGCGACGGGCACCGCCGAAGGCGGCGTCGAAACCATACTTGTCCAAGGCCTGCTTGAGGCCTTCGGTCTTCATGATGTCGGTGTGCTTGGCGCTGCCGTGGGTGAAGGGGTTGATACCCTGCGCCACGCCGTCCGGGTTGACGTGGGTGATCAGGTCCAGGCCCAGTTCCTCGACCATGCGGTCGCGGAACGTGTACATCTCCTGGAATTTCCACTGGGTGTCGACATGCATCACCGGGAACGGCAGCTTGCCCGGGAAGAAGGCCTTGCGTGCCAGGTGCAGCATCACGGCGGAGTCTTTACCGATCGAGTAGAGCATCACCGGGTTATCGAACTCGGCGGCGACCTCGCGGATGATGTGGATGCTTTCCGCCTCCAGCTGTTTCAGATGCGTCAGTTTGTCGACCATGGTTACTCACGGAAAAACGATCTTATGGACGGCCAGCGGGCCGTGTTCGAGCGGGGCATGCTAGCACAGCACCTTCTTCTATTCAGGGCGCGAGCTAGATCGAAACGGTATATGAATATGCCCCCAGGTTTGGCCGTCAAATCGGGTTGGGGCAATCGATGAACACATGCTCCAGGGCGAAACGCCGCGCCAGGTAATCGCCCAAGGCCTGCACGCCGTAACGCTCGGTGGCGTGATGACCGGCGGCAATGAAGCTGATGTCGTTTTCGCGGGCGCTGTGGAAGGTTTGCTCGGAGGCTTCGCCGCTGAGGAACAGGTCGACGCCGGCGGCAATCGCCTGGTCGATATAGCCCTGACCGCCGCCGGTACACCAACCGATACGCCGGATCATTTCGCTGCCTTCGATCAATAGCGGCTCGCGCCCCAGGACCTCTTGCACACGCCGGGCGAAATCACGGGCCGACAGGGGCTCGGCGAGGGAACCGACCAGGCCGACGATTTTCAGGTTGTCCGGGTCCAGCGGGCCTTCGACGGTGATGTCCAACTGGCGAGCCAGTTGCACGTTGTTGCCGACGTCGGGGTGCAGGTCCAGCGGCAGGTGGTAGGCCAGCAGGCTGATGTCGTGCTTGAGCAGGGTCTTCAGGCGGCGCTGTTTCATGCCGGTGATGCAGGGGTTTTCGCCCTTCCAGAAATAGCCGTGGTGCACCAGGATCAGGTCGGCCTGGGCTTCGACGGCGGCATCCAGCAAGGCCTGGCTGGCGGTGACGCCGCTGACGATGCGCATCACCTGCGGGCGCCCCTCGACCTGCAGGCCATTGGGGCAGTAATCGGCAATTTTTGCGCTGCCGAGGTAGCGGTCCGCTTCCTCGACGAGAGTGCTCAAAGCAACGGCCATAAAAGACTCCTAAATATCCCGTTCCGAGGCGCTCGCAGCCTCGTATAATGCGCCACATTATGGGCGCTCCCCCGCCCCCTGCAACCTGTCAGGATTTACTTGATGCTCAAGGCACTGCGTTTTTTTGGATGGCCATTGCTCGCTGGCGTGCTGATCGCGATGCTGATTATTCAGCGTTTCCCGGAGTTGGTGGGCTTACCCAGCCTTGATGTCAACCTGCAACAGGCCCCGCAGACCAGCGCGGTGGTGCAAGGTCCGGTGACTTACGCGGACGCGGTGGTCGTGGCGGCCCCCGCCGTGGTCAACCTGTACACCACCAAGGTCATCAACAAACCCGCCCATCCGTTGTTCGAAGACCCGCAGTTCCGTCGCTATTTCGGCGACAACGGGCCCAAGCAGCGGCGCATGGAATCCAGCCTCGGTTCCGGGGTGATCATGAGCCCCGAAGGCTACATCCTCACCAACAACCACGTGACCACCGGCGCCGACCAGATTGTGGTAGCCCTGCGCGACGGCCGCGAAACCCTGGCCCGCGTGGTGGGCAGCGACCCGGAAACCGACCTGGCGGTACTGAAGATCGATTTGAAGAACCTGCCCTCGATCACCCTCGGCCGCTCCGACGGCCTGCGGGTCGGTGACGTAGCGCTGGCCATCGGTAACCCGTTCGGCGTCGGCCAGACCGTGACCATGGGCATCATCAGCGCCACAGGGCGTAACCAGTTGGGGCTCAACAGCTACGAAGACTTCATCCAGACCGATGCGGCGATCAACCCGGGCAACTCCGGCGGTGCGCTGGTGGATGCCAATGGCAACCTGACCGGTATCAACACGGCGATCTTTTCCAAGTCCGGCGGCTCCCAGGGCATCGGTTTTGCGATCCCGGTGAAACTGGCGATGGAAGTGATGAAGTCGATCATCGAGCACGGCCAGGTGATTCGCGGCTGGTTGGGGATCGAGGTGCAGCCGCTGACCAAGGAACTGGCCGAATCCTTTGGCCTGACCGGGCGCCCTGGCATCGTCGTCGCCGGGATCTTCCGTGACGGCCCGGCGCAGAAAGCCGGCCTGCAACTGGGGGACGTGATCCTCAGTATCGATGGCGAACCGGCCGGCGATGGCCGCAAGTCGATGAACCAGGTGGCGCGCATCAAGCCGACCGACAAGGTGGCGATCCAGGTGATGCGTAACGGTAGAGAGATCAAGTTGATCGCGGAAATCGGCCTGCGCCCACCGCCTGCGCCGGTCAAAGAAGAGGAATAAACCACCTCGGCGTTTCCCCCCCGTGAGGCGGCAAGCGCTGCGGTAAAACCGCGGCCCTGCCCCTCACGACATAGCGCTGTCGCGCAGCAAACGGGACCGCTGTGGCAAGCAAGCTCGCCCCTACACTGCCCGTGGTGCTCTTTCGCAGAGGGTGTTGAGGGCCGCCGCCCACTGCGGATCAGCATTCAGGCACGGCACCAGCACCAAGTCATCGCCGCCCGCCTCGCGGAACTGTTCACGGCCGCGATCACCGATCTCTTCCAGGGTCTCGATGCAATCGGCGACGAACGCCGGGCACATCACCAGCAACTTTTTCACGCCCTGCTGGGCCAGCGCCTCCAGGCGCGCCTCGGTGTAGGGTTCGATCCACTTGGCCCGGCCCAGGCGCGACTGAAACGCCACCGACCATTTGCCATCCGGCAAGCCCAATCGCGCGGCAAAATCCCGGGCGACGCTGTAGCACTGTGCGCGATAGCAGGTGGCAAGCACCTCGGGGGACGCGTTCTGACAGCAGTTGGCGTCCTTGAAGCAATGACTGCCGCTAGGGTCGAGCTTGGTCAGATGGCGCTCGGGAAGGCCGTGGAAACTCAGCAGCAAGTGATCGTAATCCTGTTCCACATAAGACCGTACGCTGTGGGCCAGGGCATCGATGTACTCAGGCTGATCGTAGAAAGGCGGCACGATCGAAAACTGCACATTGAGTTTCTTGTCGCGCACCACACGCCGGGCTTCCTCGATGACCGTGGTCACGGTGCTGTCGGCAAACTGCGGGTACAACGGCGCCAGGGTCACGTTTCGAATGCCTTGGGCGGCCAGGCGGGTCAGGGCCGTTTCAATCGACGGTTCGCCGTAGCGCATCGCCAGCTCCACCGGGCCCTGGGTCCATTGCGCGGTCATCTGCTCTTGCAGACGGCGGCTGAGCACCACCAGCGGCGAACCTTCGTCCCACCAGATGGACGCGTAGGCATGGGCCGACTGCTCGGGACGCTTGATCAGGATCAGCGACACCAGCAAGCGCCGCACCGGCCAAGGCAGGTCGATGACATACGGGTCCATCAGGAACTGATTGAGGTAGCTGCGCACATCGGCCACCGAAGTGGACGCCGGTGAGCCCAGGTTGACCAGTAACAACGCGTGATCCGTCATGCAACATCCTATCTCTAGAGGCGGCTGGACAAGTCGTCCAGGGCCGCGTGCAACTCAGTGAACTGGAAAGTGAAACCGGCGGCCAACAGGCGTTCGGGCAATGCTTTCTGGCCGCCCAGCAACAAGCCGGACAACTCACCCAGGCCCACCTTCAATGCGAAGGCCGGCATCGGCATGAACG
It encodes:
- the cysD gene encoding sulfate adenylyltransferase subunit CysD, which codes for MVDKLTHLKQLEAESIHIIREVAAEFDNPVMLYSIGKDSAVMLHLARKAFFPGKLPFPVMHVDTQWKFQEMYTFRDRMVEELGLDLITHVNPDGVAQGINPFTHGSAKHTDIMKTEGLKQALDKYGFDAAFGGARRDEEKSRAKERVYSFRDSKHRWDPKNQRPELWNVYNGNVNKGESIRVFPLSNWTELDIWQYIYLEGIPIVPLYFAAERDVIEKNGTLIMIDDDRILEHLSDEDKARIVKKKVRFRTLGCYPLTGAVESEAETLTDIIQEMLLTRTSERQGRVIDHDGAGSMEDKKRQGYF
- a CDS encoding Nif3-like dinuclear metal center hexameric protein, which gives rise to MAVALSTLVEEADRYLGSAKIADYCPNGLQVEGRPQVMRIVSGVTASQALLDAAVEAQADLILVHHGYFWKGENPCITGMKQRRLKTLLKHDISLLAYHLPLDLHPDVGNNVQLARQLDITVEGPLDPDNLKIVGLVGSLAEPLSARDFARRVQEVLGREPLLIEGSEMIRRIGWCTGGGQGYIDQAIAAGVDLFLSGEASEQTFHSARENDISFIAAGHHATERYGVQALGDYLARRFALEHVFIDCPNPI
- the hemH gene encoding ferrochelatase, whose translation is MTDHALLLVNLGSPASTSVADVRSYLNQFLMDPYVIDLPWPVRRLLVSLILIKRPEQSAHAYASIWWDEGSPLVVLSRRLQEQMTAQWTQGPVELAMRYGEPSIETALTRLAAQGIRNVTLAPLYPQFADSTVTTVIEEARRVVRDKKLNVQFSIVPPFYDQPEYIDALAHSVRSYVEQDYDHLLLSFHGLPERHLTKLDPSGSHCFKDANCCQNASPEVLATCYRAQCYSVARDFAARLGLPDGKWSVAFQSRLGRAKWIEPYTEARLEALAQQGVKKLLVMCPAFVADCIETLEEIGDRGREQFREAGGDDLVLVPCLNADPQWAAALNTLCERAPRAV
- the algW gene encoding Do family serine endopeptidase AlgW; translated protein: MLKALRFFGWPLLAGVLIAMLIIQRFPELVGLPSLDVNLQQAPQTSAVVQGPVTYADAVVVAAPAVVNLYTTKVINKPAHPLFEDPQFRRYFGDNGPKQRRMESSLGSGVIMSPEGYILTNNHVTTGADQIVVALRDGRETLARVVGSDPETDLAVLKIDLKNLPSITLGRSDGLRVGDVALAIGNPFGVGQTVTMGIISATGRNQLGLNSYEDFIQTDAAINPGNSGGALVDANGNLTGINTAIFSKSGGSQGIGFAIPVKLAMEVMKSIIEHGQVIRGWLGIEVQPLTKELAESFGLTGRPGIVVAGIFRDGPAQKAGLQLGDVILSIDGEPAGDGRKSMNQVARIKPTDKVAIQVMRNGREIKLIAEIGLRPPPAPVKEEE